The following DNA comes from Pirellulales bacterium.
AGGGCTGTTTTGAAGCGGTCGAGGCAAAGCGACGGCTTATCGAATGGGCCGCGCGATCGGCTGCTAGTCAGAGCGCGGTTCCCGGCCAACCGAAAGTTGACTCCGCTGATCGATCCCGCGACAAGATCTCCAATCCTTCAACGATTGGCTCGGTTCTATCAGCCGCTTCCGACGCTGAATTGACTGCGGCCAGCGGACCCACCCTCTGGCCCATCATCGCGACGTCCACGATATTCGCGCTAATGCACTGGACGTATGGAATGTCGTCGTTCCCGCTGTTTTTCTTTGCGCTGGGTTTAGGTTATGTTTATCAACGCACGCATCGAATATGGCCGTCGCTCGTCGCTCACCTGCTTTTGAACGCGACGAGCATGGCGACGCTTTGGTATCTGGTGACAAATCCGTCGAAATAAGATCGGTGCGCGCTCCCCTGTCGGGTCGCGGCTAAACGTTTGATTCGCACTTCGTACTTCGTATTTCATACTTCATCGACGATGTCATTCGGATTTGGAATCATTGGCTGTGGAATGATCGCCCGGTTTCATGCCGCGGCGATCGCCGACGTCCGCGGCGCGAAGCTCGTGGCTTGCTTCGACGTCATGCCGCAGAGCGTCGATC
Coding sequences within:
- a CDS encoding CPBP family intramembrane glutamic endopeptidase; translated protein: GCFEAVEAKRRLIEWAARSAASQSAVPGQPKVDSADRSRDKISNPSTIGSVLSAASDAELTAASGPTLWPIIATSTIFALMHWTYGMSSFPLFFFALGLGYVYQRTHRIWPSLVAHLLLNATSMATLWYLVTNPSK